A stretch of Oreochromis aureus strain Israel breed Guangdong linkage group 11, ZZ_aureus, whole genome shotgun sequence DNA encodes these proteins:
- the iqcg gene encoding dynein regulatory complex protein 9 isoform X1 — MITGIHNARRREDVFIQDSESETGSSTGGLFTPAGNTGTYSRNADTQGKTCTGENQAQEVDRRLLMSKLHLELEEKWCFSSLLQAVEEIEQRRRDTNMKREEMKQVDKRRQTLLKQQEELQQKTLKLQVIHQEANKKDNLLKMRSKENTKENDTGLQLRKIQNETSQAEALLEGQLELLKKQLKEEVRVHEESQKFLLSQHEELQQLLHGLQQHTEQMVQKKSKQLHNVCFKKNLNLDRLEDMKMKFKEMEQMVMEDREEQEKLHQQQAQIRAATKLQAWWRGCIVRRGLCGFKKAEKGKKGNKKERKKKKK, encoded by the exons ATGATTACTGGTATTCACAACGCGAGAAGGAGAGAA GATGTGTTTATCCAGGATTCAGAGTCTGAGACTGGCAGCAGTACTGGAGGACTGTTCACACCAGCTGGAAATACTGGGACATATTCTCGCAATGCGGATACGCAGGGAAAGACCTGCACAG GAGAAAACCAAGCTCAGGAAGTTGACAGGAGATTG CTGATGTCCAAGCTACATTTGGAGCTGGAGGAGAAATGGTGTTTTAGCTCTCTGCTGCAGGCTGTGGAGGAAATCGAGCAGAGGAGAAGGGATACGAACATGAAAAG GGAGGAAATGAAACAAGTGGACAAGAGAAGACAGACTCTTCTGAAACAACAAGAGGAGCTCCAACAGAAAACTCTCAAACTGCAG GTCATACACCAGGAAGCAAACAAGAAAGATAATTTATTAAAGATGAGAAGCAAAGAGAACACTAAGGAGAACGACACTGGGCTGCAGCTCAGGAAGATCCAGAATGAGACCAGTCAGGCTGAGGCACTGCTGGAAGGGCAGCTGGAG CTGCTGAAGAAACAGTTGAAGGAGGAGGTGAGAGTTCACGAGGAGTCTCAGAAATTCCTGCTGAGCCAGCATGAG gagctgcagcagctgctgcatgggctgCAGCAGCACACAGAGCAGATGGTGCAGAAGAAGAGCAAGCAGCTCCACAACGTGTGCTTCAAAAAGAACCTGAACTTAGACAGGCTGGAGGACATGAAAATGAAG TTCAAGGAGATGGAGCAGATGGTGATGGAGGACAGGGAGGAGCAGGAGAAACTCCACCAACAGCAGGCACAGATCAGAGCTGCCACCAAG CTGCAGGCCTGGTGGAGAGGCTGCATCGTACGCCGAGGACTCTGCGGTTTTAAAAAAGCTGAGAAAGGCAAGAAAGGGaacaagaaggaaagaaagaaaaagaagaaatga
- the iqcg gene encoding dynein regulatory complex protein 9 isoform X2 — MRIRRERPAQEKTKLRKLTGDCEYISQLMSKLHLELEEKWCFSSLLQAVEEIEQRRRDTNMKREEMKQVDKRRQTLLKQQEELQQKTLKLQVIHQEANKKDNLLKMRSKENTKENDTGLQLRKIQNETSQAEALLEGQLELLKKQLKEEVRVHEESQKFLLSQHEELQQLLHGLQQHTEQMVQKKSKQLHNVCFKKNLNLDRLEDMKMKFKEMEQMVMEDREEQEKLHQQQAQIRAATKLQAWWRGCIVRRGLCGFKKAEKGKKGNKKERKKKKK, encoded by the exons ATGCGGATACGCAGGGAAAGACCTGCACAG GAGAAAACCAAGCTCAGGAAGTTGACAGGAGATTG TGAATACATCTCACAGCTGATGTCCAAGCTACATTTGGAGCTGGAGGAGAAATGGTGTTTTAGCTCTCTGCTGCAGGCTGTGGAGGAAATCGAGCAGAGGAGAAGGGATACGAACATGAAAAG GGAGGAAATGAAACAAGTGGACAAGAGAAGACAGACTCTTCTGAAACAACAAGAGGAGCTCCAACAGAAAACTCTCAAACTGCAG GTCATACACCAGGAAGCAAACAAGAAAGATAATTTATTAAAGATGAGAAGCAAAGAGAACACTAAGGAGAACGACACTGGGCTGCAGCTCAGGAAGATCCAGAATGAGACCAGTCAGGCTGAGGCACTGCTGGAAGGGCAGCTGGAG CTGCTGAAGAAACAGTTGAAGGAGGAGGTGAGAGTTCACGAGGAGTCTCAGAAATTCCTGCTGAGCCAGCATGAG gagctgcagcagctgctgcatgggctgCAGCAGCACACAGAGCAGATGGTGCAGAAGAAGAGCAAGCAGCTCCACAACGTGTGCTTCAAAAAGAACCTGAACTTAGACAGGCTGGAGGACATGAAAATGAAG TTCAAGGAGATGGAGCAGATGGTGATGGAGGACAGGGAGGAGCAGGAGAAACTCCACCAACAGCAGGCACAGATCAGAGCTGCCACCAAG CTGCAGGCCTGGTGGAGAGGCTGCATCGTACGCCGAGGACTCTGCGGTTTTAAAAAAGCTGAGAAAGGCAAGAAAGGGaacaagaaggaaagaaagaaaaagaagaaatga